The Corynebacterium glaucum genome includes a region encoding these proteins:
- the tgt gene encoding tRNA guanosine(34) transglycosylase Tgt, whose translation MTAFTLSKELYDAPGKHGRTGTIHTPHGDIHTPAFIPVATKATVKTLTPEQIRLTEAQAILSNAYHLYLQPGADIVDEAGGVAAFENWNGPTYTDSGGFQVMSQGVGFQKVLAMDVAGLTDADIRAANKDRMARVDDDGVDFKSFIDGSSHRFTPEKSMQIQHQLGADIIFAFDELTTLVDTRQYQEHSVERTRRWAKRCLDDHDRLTRERKVTHPDRPEQSLWGVVQGAQYEDLRRQAARSLLELDEQARAEGKRGFGGFGIGGALEKENLGTIVGWVTDELPVDKPRHLLGISEPDDIFTAVEAGADTFDCVAPTRLARRGGVYTLDGRMNLTGARFKRDFAGIDEEFGGYVSQNYSRAYIHHLLKAKEFLAGTLCTIHNLEFMVRLVDNIRRAIDAGDYEAYRDEFMGRYYAGAKTQRRGLG comes from the coding sequence ATGACCGCGTTCACATTGAGCAAAGAGCTTTACGACGCCCCCGGCAAACACGGTCGCACAGGGACGATCCACACCCCCCACGGCGATATTCACACGCCAGCCTTCATCCCCGTGGCCACCAAAGCCACGGTCAAGACACTTACGCCGGAGCAGATCCGCCTCACCGAAGCCCAGGCGATCTTGTCCAACGCCTACCACCTCTACCTGCAGCCCGGCGCCGACATCGTGGATGAGGCAGGTGGCGTGGCAGCGTTTGAGAACTGGAATGGGCCGACCTACACCGATTCGGGCGGCTTCCAGGTGATGAGCCAGGGTGTCGGCTTCCAGAAGGTGCTGGCCATGGATGTCGCGGGGCTCACCGACGCCGACATCCGCGCGGCGAACAAGGACCGCATGGCCCGCGTGGACGACGACGGTGTCGACTTCAAGTCTTTTATCGACGGCTCCTCCCACCGCTTCACCCCGGAAAAGTCGATGCAGATCCAGCACCAGCTCGGCGCGGACATCATCTTCGCATTTGACGAGCTGACCACGCTGGTGGATACGCGCCAGTACCAGGAGCACTCCGTGGAGCGCACCCGCCGCTGGGCGAAGCGGTGCCTCGACGATCATGACCGGCTCACACGCGAGCGCAAAGTGACCCACCCGGATCGCCCGGAACAGTCGCTCTGGGGCGTGGTGCAGGGAGCGCAGTACGAGGATCTTCGTCGACAAGCGGCGCGCAGCTTGCTTGAGCTGGACGAGCAAGCTCGCGCCGAGGGCAAGCGGGGTTTCGGCGGGTTCGGGATCGGCGGTGCGCTGGAGAAAGAGAACCTGGGCACCATCGTGGGGTGGGTGACCGATGAGCTTCCCGTGGACAAGCCGCGGCACCTGCTCGGCATCTCCGAGCCTGACGACATCTTCACCGCGGTCGAGGCTGGAGCCGACACCTTCGACTGCGTCGCGCCGACCCGGCTCGCGCGCCGCGGCGGCGTGTACACCCTCGACGGGCGCATGAACCTCACCGGCGCGCGCTTCAAGCGCGACTTCGCCGGTATCGATGAGGAGTTCGGTGGCTACGTCAGCCAGAACTACTCGCGCGCCTACATCCACCACCTGCTCAAAGCGAAGGAGTTCCTCGCCGGCACGCTGTGCACGATCCACAACCTGGAGTTCATGGTGCGCCTGGTGGACAACATCCGCCGCGCCATCGACGCCGGCGACTACGAGGCGTACCGCGACGAATTCATGGGGCGCTACTACGCGGGGGCCAAGACTCAGCGTCGCGGCCTGGGGTAA
- a CDS encoding queuosine precursor transporter has protein sequence MILRVTHPVSRSPFSYLLTFFCAVFLISNITAQKGVTLGPLITDGAFFLFPISYVIGDVIAEVYGFKTARRAVFTGFGVAVLAVLTFYVAIWLPAADFYDMQEPFAAVLGLLPRIVVASLAGYVVGQLLNAWVLQKMKDRLGRGNLWARLIGSTIVGEFADTLLFCSIAAGVIGITTAGEFVNYVAVGFFWKTIMEVVLLPITYPTIAWVRRQEEQLSATTA, from the coding sequence ATGATATTGCGCGTGACTCACCCCGTTTCCCGCTCGCCGTTTTCGTACCTGCTCACGTTCTTCTGCGCGGTGTTCCTCATCTCGAACATCACGGCGCAAAAGGGCGTGACGCTCGGCCCGCTGATCACCGACGGCGCCTTCTTTCTCTTCCCCATCTCCTACGTCATCGGTGACGTCATCGCCGAGGTCTACGGGTTCAAGACCGCGCGCCGCGCCGTGTTCACCGGTTTCGGCGTCGCGGTGCTGGCAGTGCTGACGTTCTATGTCGCGATCTGGCTGCCAGCCGCAGATTTCTACGACATGCAGGAGCCGTTCGCAGCGGTGCTTGGGCTCTTGCCGCGCATCGTGGTGGCGTCGCTCGCGGGCTACGTCGTCGGCCAGCTGCTCAACGCGTGGGTGTTGCAGAAGATGAAGGACCGTCTCGGCCGCGGCAATCTATGGGCGCGCCTGATCGGCTCCACCATCGTCGGCGAGTTCGCCGACACGCTGCTGTTCTGCTCCATCGCCGCCGGCGTCATCGGCATCACCACCGCCGGCGAGTTCGTGAACTACGTCGCCGTCGGCTTCTTCTGGAAGACGATCATGGAGGTCGTGCTCCTGCCGATCACCTACCCCACCATCGCGTGGGTGCGCCGGCAGGAGGAGCAGCTCAGCGCCACCACGGCCTAA
- the gluQRS gene encoding tRNA glutamyl-Q(34) synthetase GluQRS yields MNDHRGAGRYAPSPSGDLHFGNLRTALLAWLFARQTGRAFYMRVEDIDSERSSVESARRQLEDLAVIGIEWDEPVIYQSDRSAAYAAALAQLPTYECYCTRRDIREAASAPHAQPGMYPGTCRDLSEEHRALRRLELSAEGRLPAIRLRAEAREWTVSDFYHGEYTGAVDDVILRRGGNLNQAQAGDWAYNLAVVVDDGDFGIDQVVRGDDLLASAPAQAYLAHLLGYQQPEYVHVPLVVNAEGKRLAKRYGAVTLREMAGEMAGEMAGEVAGGEGVQRAVDKLAASLGCPGATNLLKSFDPLALPREPYVFGSA; encoded by the coding sequence GTGAATGACCACCGCGGCGCGGGCCGCTACGCGCCGAGCCCCAGCGGCGACCTCCACTTCGGCAACCTGCGCACGGCGCTGCTCGCGTGGCTGTTCGCCCGCCAGACCGGCCGCGCGTTCTACATGCGCGTCGAGGACATCGACTCCGAACGCAGCTCCGTCGAGTCCGCGCGCCGCCAGCTGGAGGACCTCGCGGTGATTGGCATTGAGTGGGACGAGCCGGTGATCTACCAGTCCGACCGCTCCGCCGCCTACGCCGCCGCGCTCGCGCAGCTGCCCACCTACGAGTGCTACTGCACCCGCCGCGACATCCGCGAGGCCGCCTCCGCGCCCCATGCCCAGCCAGGCATGTACCCGGGCACGTGCCGCGATCTCTCGGAGGAGCATCGCGCTTTACGACGCCTCGAACTATCCGCAGAAGGTCGCCTGCCGGCCATCCGCCTGCGGGCTGAAGCGCGGGAGTGGACGGTGTCGGATTTCTACCACGGCGAGTACACCGGCGCGGTCGACGACGTGATCCTGCGCCGCGGCGGCAACTTGAACCAGGCGCAGGCGGGGGATTGGGCGTACAACTTGGCCGTGGTTGTCGACGACGGCGACTTCGGCATCGACCAAGTCGTCCGCGGCGACGACCTGCTCGCCTCGGCGCCCGCCCAGGCGTACCTGGCGCACCTGCTTGGCTACCAGCAGCCGGAGTACGTACACGTGCCGCTGGTGGTCAACGCCGAGGGCAAACGCCTGGCGAAGCGCTACGGCGCGGTCACGCTGCGGGAAATGGCCGGCGAAATGGCCGGCGAAATGGCCGGCGAGGTGGCTGGTGGGGAGGGCGTGCAACGGGCCGTCGATAAGCTTGCTGCTTCTCTTGGGTGCCCTGGGGCGACGAACCTGCTGAAGAGCTTCGACCCGCTGGCCTTGCCGCGGGAGCCGTACGTGTTTGGCTCGGCCTAG
- a CDS encoding alkaline phosphatase D family protein — protein sequence MRRSEAAATSRSVSRRNFLRTAAVTSGTVGAGFAAQAWAQSSQPAPSASPLAEPELPPLPFVHGVASGDPLPDSVVLWTRVTPDDAAWPGSGGGAPTPVRWDVATDPEFLTIVQHGESLSHPDADHTVHIDVHGLAADSVYFYRFVVTDGPHAGATSPTGRTKTAPAPGAPVKRQRWAVASCANYEAGFFSAYADMAERGWAGDIDLTVFLGDYIYEYAQYGYSGFGPVRLHHPAHEIVSLADYRTRYGRYRTDQALKNAHAAMPWIVVWDDHEVANNNWRDGADNHDASEGDFYARRDAAIRAYYEWMPVRTTQTSTEGHIYRTFTFGDLVELTVMDLRTYRDVEFWRGGSRQPGDARTMLGSEQYNWLINTLERSKTKWNALGNSVMFSPMRLGTVMQNPATRPIAKALSSNILSSQADIPAIDELPLNGDQWDGYDSERRRLLDALGRLGKNPIFLTGDIHTEWSHTIPYGDTQIGCEVVCSSITAPNVTDSLGLPAGHPLMRTATGYMFAANPNLRHCALDTHGYTIVTIADADVFMEWLRVDDILAPLSPVRTAAMLNWRKGVGFTA from the coding sequence GTGAGACGAAGCGAGGCCGCCGCAACGAGCCGTTCCGTATCCCGTCGTAACTTCCTCCGCACCGCTGCGGTCACTTCTGGCACCGTCGGCGCGGGCTTCGCCGCGCAGGCGTGGGCGCAAAGCTCCCAGCCCGCGCCGTCGGCCTCCCCGCTCGCGGAACCCGAGCTGCCGCCGCTGCCGTTCGTGCACGGCGTCGCCTCCGGCGACCCGCTGCCGGATTCGGTGGTGCTGTGGACGCGCGTGACCCCGGACGATGCCGCGTGGCCCGGCTCCGGTGGCGGCGCCCCGACCCCGGTGCGCTGGGACGTGGCGACCGACCCGGAGTTTCTCACGATTGTGCAGCACGGCGAGTCCTTGTCACACCCTGATGCCGACCATACGGTGCACATCGACGTGCACGGGCTGGCGGCGGACAGCGTCTACTTCTACCGCTTCGTGGTCACCGACGGCCCGCACGCCGGCGCGACCTCGCCGACCGGCCGCACCAAGACTGCGCCCGCGCCCGGCGCGCCCGTGAAACGCCAGCGCTGGGCAGTCGCGTCCTGCGCGAACTACGAGGCCGGCTTCTTCTCCGCCTACGCCGACATGGCAGAGCGCGGCTGGGCCGGCGACATCGACCTGACCGTCTTCCTCGGCGACTACATCTACGAGTACGCCCAGTACGGGTACTCCGGCTTCGGCCCGGTGCGCCTGCACCACCCGGCGCACGAGATCGTGTCGCTGGCCGACTACCGCACCCGCTACGGCCGCTACCGCACCGACCAAGCGCTGAAGAACGCGCACGCGGCGATGCCGTGGATCGTGGTGTGGGACGACCACGAGGTGGCCAACAACAACTGGCGCGACGGCGCGGACAACCACGACGCGTCGGAAGGCGATTTCTACGCCCGCCGCGACGCCGCGATCCGCGCCTACTACGAGTGGATGCCGGTGCGCACCACCCAGACTAGCACCGAGGGCCACATCTACCGCACGTTCACGTTCGGCGACCTCGTCGAGCTCACGGTCATGGACCTGCGCACCTACCGCGACGTCGAGTTCTGGCGCGGCGGCTCACGCCAGCCCGGCGACGCCCGCACCATGCTCGGCTCGGAGCAGTACAACTGGCTCATCAACACGCTGGAGCGCTCGAAGACCAAATGGAATGCCCTGGGCAACTCGGTGATGTTCTCGCCAATGCGCCTCGGCACCGTCATGCAGAACCCGGCGACCCGCCCGATCGCGAAGGCGTTGAGCTCCAACATCCTCTCCTCTCAGGCCGACATCCCCGCGATCGATGAGCTCCCCCTCAACGGTGACCAGTGGGACGGCTACGACAGCGAGCGCCGCCGCCTCCTGGATGCCCTCGGCCGCCTGGGCAAGAACCCGATCTTCCTCACCGGCGACATCCACACCGAGTGGAGCCACACCATCCCCTACGGCGACACCCAGATCGGCTGCGAGGTGGTGTGCTCTTCCATCACCGCCCCGAACGTCACCGATTCGCTCGGTCTCCCCGCCGGCCACCCGCTGATGCGCACCGCCACCGGCTACATGTTCGCCGCGAACCCGAACCTGCGCCACTGCGCGCTGGACACGCACGGCTACACCATTGTCACCATCGCGGATGCGGACGTGTTCATGGAGTGGCTGCGCGTCGACGATATCCTCGCCCCCCTCTCTCCCGTCCGCACTGCGGCCATGCTGAACTGGCGCAAGGGCGTCGGCTTCACGGCCTAG
- a CDS encoding ferritin yields the protein MIDPRLKEAITQQVTEEYAAAYVYRYLANEMDALSFPGLCAWFTAQAQEETEHAQKFAKHLIDRGERVQPRTIAIDAPEISGPLDAFRAALVHEQKVSEQIREITRIADEVGDLESRALLNWFLNEQIEEEATVGEIVDQLQLVGSDGSGLLRIDAALSTRTTLS from the coding sequence ATGATTGATCCCCGCCTCAAAGAAGCCATCACCCAGCAGGTCACCGAGGAATACGCCGCCGCCTACGTGTACCGCTACCTGGCCAACGAGATGGACGCGCTGTCCTTCCCGGGCCTGTGCGCGTGGTTCACCGCGCAGGCGCAGGAGGAAACGGAGCACGCGCAGAAGTTTGCCAAGCACCTCATCGACCGCGGCGAGCGCGTGCAGCCGCGCACGATTGCGATCGACGCGCCGGAGATCAGCGGCCCGCTCGACGCGTTCCGCGCCGCGCTCGTGCACGAGCAGAAGGTTTCGGAGCAGATCCGCGAAATCACCCGCATCGCGGACGAGGTCGGCGACTTAGAGTCCCGCGCGCTGCTCAACTGGTTCCTCAACGAGCAGATCGAAGAGGAAGCCACGGTCGGAGAGATCGTCGATCAGCTTCAGCTCGTCGGTTCCGACGGTTCGGGGCTTCTGCGTATCGACGCCGCCCTGTCCACCCGCACCACGCTCTCCTAG